The Camelus dromedarius isolate mCamDro1 chromosome 8, mCamDro1.pat, whole genome shotgun sequence genome includes a window with the following:
- the NKX6-2 gene encoding homeobox protein Nkx-6.2, which translates to MDANRPGAFVLSSAPLAALHNMAEMKTSLFPYALQGPAGFKAPALGGLGAQLPLGTPHGISDILGRPVGAASGSLLGGLPRLNGLASSAGVYFGPAAAVARGYPKPLAELPGRPPIFWPGVVQGSPWRDPRLAGPAHAGGVLDKDGKKKHSRPTFSGQQIFALEKTFEQTKYLAGPERARLAYSLGMTESQVKVWFQNRRTKWRKRHAAEMASAKKKQDSDAEKLKVGGSDAEDDDEYNRPLDPNSDDEKITRLLKKHKPSNLALVSPCGGGAGDAL; encoded by the exons atGGACGCTAACCGCCCGGGCGCGTTCGTGCTGAGCAGCGCGCCGCTCGCCGCGCTGCACAACATGGCCGAGATGAAGACGTCGCTGTTCCCGTACGCGCTGCAGGGTCCGGCCGGTTTCAAGGCGCCCGCGCTGGGCGGCTTGGGCGCGCAGCTGCCGCTCGGCACCCCTCATGGCATCAGCGACATCTTGGGGCGGCCCGTGGGCGCGGCGAGCGGCAGCCTCCTAGGCGGCCTGCCCCGTCTCAACGGACTCGCTTCGTCGGCTGGCGTCTACTTTGGGCCCGCGGCCGCCGTGGCGCGCGGCTACCCGAAGCCGCTGGCCGAGCTGCCCGGGCGCCCGCCCATCTTCTGGCCGGGCGTGGTGCAGGGTTCGCCCTGGAGGGACCCGCGCCTGGCCGGCCCGG CCCACGCCGGCGGGGTCCTGGACAAGGATGGCAAGAAGAAGCACTCGCGGCCGACCTTCTCGGGCCAGCAGATCTTCGCGTTGGAGAAGACTTTTGAGCAGACCAAGTACTTGGCGGGTCCGGAGCGTGCGCGCCTCGCCTACTCCCTGGGCATGACCGAGAGCCAAGTCAAG GTGTGGTTCCAGAACCGCCGGACCAAGTGGCGCAAGCGGCACGCGGCGGAGATGGCGTCGGCCAAGAAGAAGCAGGACTCCGACGCCGAGAAGCTGAAGGTGGGCGGCTCCGACGCGGAGGACGACGACGAGTACAACCGGCCCCTGGACCCCAACTCGGACGACGAGAAGATCACGCGGCTGCTCAAGAAGCACAAACCCTCGAACTTGGCGCTGGTCAGCCCgtgcggcggcggcgcgggggaCGCCTTGTGA